In Malus sylvestris chromosome 16, drMalSylv7.2, whole genome shotgun sequence, the following are encoded in one genomic region:
- the LOC126606357 gene encoding NADH dehydrogenase [ubiquinone] 1 beta subcomplex subunit 7-like: protein MAAEGTSKKMIATQAEMVENRVPIPYRDQCAHLLIPLNKCRQAEFYLPWKCENERHTYEKCEYELVMERMLAMQKIREEEAKLKQGNKKGQPIPLIPNTANA from the coding sequence ATGGCAGCTGAGGGAACGTCGAAGAAGATGATAGCAACGCAGGCGGAGATGGTGGAGAATCGGGTGCCGATTCCGTACAGAGACCAGTGCGCCCACTTGCTGATCCCTCTGAACAAGTGCAGGCAGGCGGAGTTCTACCTCCCATGGAAGTGCGAGAACGAACGCCACACCTACGAGAAGTGCGAGTACGAGCTCGTCATGGAGAGGATGCTCGCGATGCAGAAGATCCGCGAGGAGGAGGCCAAGTTGAAGCAGGGAAATAAGAAGGGGCAGCCGATTCCTCTCATTCCCAACACCGCCAACGCTTAG
- the LOC126606401 gene encoding uncharacterized protein LOC126606401 isoform X1: MAIPVEAAAAEVEREKEMESTRKEEMAPWEQHSTVISIPRFDYNAPSSLLQRSHSGFLITCPIKREKSATKEAISLLAKYVQCFNSCSSEDNTSSKRRKLSKEDIDSECCNGGGESKDAATANSEDARDDLQERTPRLSPAKVDAEGDANPLLSLVKLTKSGLLLFTFRRNTSPDVVDTVSKIIQAVESKSVGSPLWCNRIFPIQATCSLKEKELHEVVSRLVLQFVNDNQKLVRPIKFAIAYNRRGIETELNIPKESSNAIDMLDRDKCFAAVATAVKGVLSESVVDLKSPELCVLLELLPLSGVPKESLVVAVSVLPRYIVNAKPKLCIKALVSDTKTKGKKQ, from the exons ATGGCGATACCGGTggaggcggcggcggcggaagtagaaagagagaaagagatggagTCGACTAGGAAAGAGGAGATGGCGCCATGGGAGCAACACTCGACTGTAATCAGCATCCCTCGCTTCGACTACAACGCCCCTTCTTCTCTTCTCCAACGCTCCCACTCCGGCTTCCTCATTACCTGCCCCATCA AGAGGGAGAAAAGCGCCACAAAAGAAGCAATTTCCCTCCTTGCAAAG TATGTTCAGTGCTTTAATAGTTGCAGCTCAGAGGACAATACCAGTTCGAAAAGAAGGAAGCTTTCGAAAGAGGATATCGATAGCGAGTGCTGCAATGGCGGCGGGGAAAGCAAAGATGCTGCTACTGCTAACTCTGAGGACGCTCGTG ATGATCTTCAGGAGCGTACTCCTCGTTTGTCTCCTGCGAAGGTGGATGCGGAAGGAGATGCAAATCCCCTTCTTTCGCTGGTTAAGTTGACAAAGAGTGGTCTACTTCTCTTTACTTTCCGCAGAAACACTTCTCCTGACGTTGTTGATACTGTATCGAAAATTATTCAGGCTGTGGAATCCAAGAGTGTTGGTTCACCACT TTGGTGTAATCGCATTTTCCCTATCCAAGCTACTTGTAGTTTGAAAGAGAAGGAACTGCATGAAGTTGTGTCAAGGCTTGTTCTTCAATTCGTGAACGATAATCAGAAGCTTGTGCGGCCCATAAAG TTTGCAATTGCATATAATAGAAGAGGGATAGAGACAGAACTGAATATTCCCAAAGAATCTTCAAATGCAATTGATATGTTGGACCGTGACAAATGCTTTGCCGCAGTGGCTACTGCTGTCAAGGGTGTTCTATCAGAGTCAGTGGTGGACCTCAAATCTCCGGAA CTCTGTGTTCTTCTTGAGCTACTACCCCTTTCTGGTGTACCCAAAGAGTCGTTAGTGGTTGCTGTATCAGTTCTTCCTCGATACATTGTTAATGCAAAGCCGAAACTATGCATCAAGGCACTGGTTTCCGATACAAAAACGAAGGGGAAAAAGCAGTAA
- the LOC126606354 gene encoding eukaryotic translation initiation factor 3 subunit I-like, with amino-acid sequence MRPILMKGHERPLTFLKYNRDGDLLFSCAKDHNPTVWFADNGERLGTYRGHNGAVWCCDVSRDSARLITGSADQTAKLWNVQTGQQLFTFNFDSPARAVDFSVGDKLAVITTDPFMDVTSAIHVKRIASDPEDQVGESALILKGPQGRINRAVWGPLNRTIISAGEDAVIRIWDSETGKLLKENDPEVGHKKTITSLAKSVDGSHFLTGSLDKSAKLWDTRTLTLIKTYVTERPVNAVAMSPLCDHVVLGGGQDASMVTTTDHRSGKFEAKFYDKILQEEIGGVKGHFGPINALAFNPDGKSFSSGGEDGYVRLHHFDSDYFNIKI; translated from the exons ATGAGACCGATCCTGATGAAAGGGCACGAAAGGCCCTTGACTTTCCTCAAATACAACAGGGACGGCGACCTCCTCTTCTCCTGCGCCAAGGACCACAACCCCACCGTCTGGTTCGCCGACAACGGCGAGCGCCTCGGTACCTACCGCGGACACAACGGCGCTGTCTGGTGCTGCGATGTGTCCAGAGACTCCGCCCGCCTCATTACCGGCAGCGCCGATCAGACCGCCAAGCTCTGGAACGTTCAGACCGGTCAGCAGCTTTTCACCTTCAATTTTGACTCGCCGGCGAGGGCTGTCGACTTCTCCGTCGGCGATAAACTCGCCGTCATCACCACCGACCCCTTCATGGACGTTACGTCGGCGATTCACGTCAAGCGCATCGCCAGTGACCCCGAAGATC AGGTTGGGGAATCGGCTCTGATACTCAAGGGACCTCAGGGAAGAATTAACAGAGCTGTTTGGGGCCCTCTGAATAGAACCATCATAAGCGCTGGAGAAGACGCAGTTATTCGCATTTGGGATTCTGAG ACTGGTAAGCTACTTAAGGAGAATGATCCGGAAGTGGGTCACAAAAAGACCATAACTTCACTTGCAAAATCTGTAGATGGTTCCCATTTCCTCACCGGTTCGCTAGATAAATCTGCCAAG CTGTGGGATACTAGAACGTTGACTCTTATCAAGACCTACGTGACAGAGCGTCCAGTCAATGCCGTTGCAATGTCTCCTCTTTGTGATCAT GTGGTACTCGGCGGTGGTCAAGATGCATCAATGGTCACCACAACTGATCATCGTTCTGGGAAATTTGAAGCCAAATTCTATGACAAG ATTCTTCAAGAAGAGATTGGAGGTGTTAAAGGACATTTTGGACCTATAAATGCTTTGGCGTTTAATCCCGATGGAAAAAG TTTCTCAAGCGGAGGTGAGGATGGTTACGTACGTCTACATCACTTTGATTCTGATTACTTCAACATCAAGATTTAG
- the LOC126606355 gene encoding short-chain dehydrogenase reductase ATA1-like, whose amino-acid sequence MLNFFSFYTNLKLHYIPVKNSIELTENMEPSIPMHDEDEAQRPPSKRLANKVAVVTGGARGIGAATAKLLAQHGAHVVVADILDELGATLADSIGGRYIHCDVSKEADVESAVELALKWKGRLDIMINNAGVPGPPGSITTLDMKQVMHLLSVNVLGAVHGIKYAAAAMINGRRGGSIICTSSSAGIMGGLGGHAYTLSKAAINGLARSAACELGVHGIRVNNISPHGVPSEMLVDSYRWHLGKMDMTAEDVGRIVGERGSSLRGRWATVEDVAEAALFMASEDAGFITGHNLVLDGGYTSAVSTMSFIYQNRDKDTA is encoded by the exons ATGCTCAACTTCTTTAGCTTCTACACCAATCTGAAGTTGCATTATATACCCGTCAAAAACTCAATCGAATTGACTGAAAATATGGAGCCATCTATTCCGATGCACGATGAAGACGAAGCGCAGAGGCCGCCTTCAAAGAG GTTGGCGAACAAAGTTGCAGTCGTAACTGGGGGTGCAAGAGGGATTGGAGCTGCCACAGCCAAGCTACTCGCTCAACACGGAGCGCACGTCGTCGTTGCTGATATACTCGACGAGTTAGGCGCTACACTGGCTGATTCTATTGGCGGCCGCTACATACACTGTGATGTGTCAAAGGAAGCTGATGTTGAATCAGCTGTCGAGCTTGCACTCAAATGGAAAGGCCGACTTGACATCATGATCAACAATGCCGGTGTTCCCGGTCCCCCGGGGAGCATAACCACCCTCGACATGAAGCAGGTGATGCACCTTCTCTCAGTCAATGTTCTCGGGGCTGTGCATGGAATCAAGTACGCTGCAGCGGCCATGATCAACGGTCGAAGAGGAGGGAGCATCATTTGCACATCGAGCTCGGCCGGTATCATGGGAGGCCTTGGAGGACATGCCTACACATTGTCAAAGGCGGCCATCAACGGATTGGCAAGAAGTGCCGCGTGCGAGCTGGGAGTGCATGGCATTCGCGTGAACAACATTTCACCTCACGGGGTTCCTTCGGAGATGCTCGTCGATTCCTACAGATGGCATCTCGGGAAAATGGACATGACAGCAGAAGATGTAGGCAGAATTGTGGGAGAGAGGGGGAGCTCGTTGCGTGGTAGATGGGCGACTGTGGAGGATGTTGCAGAAGCTGCATTGTTCATGGCCAGCGAAGACGCCGGGTTTATAACCGGACATAATCTCGTTCTTGATGGGGGATATACTTCTGCTGTAAGTACCATGAGCTTCATCTACCAGAATAGAGATAAGGATACAGCGTAA
- the LOC126606401 gene encoding uncharacterized protein LOC126606401 isoform X2: MAIPVEAAAAEVEREKEMESTRKEEMAPWEQHSTVISIPRFDYNAPSSLLQRSHSGFLITCPIKREKSATKEAISLLAKCFNSCSSEDNTSSKRRKLSKEDIDSECCNGGGESKDAATANSEDARDDLQERTPRLSPAKVDAEGDANPLLSLVKLTKSGLLLFTFRRNTSPDVVDTVSKIIQAVESKSVGSPLWCNRIFPIQATCSLKEKELHEVVSRLVLQFVNDNQKLVRPIKFAIAYNRRGIETELNIPKESSNAIDMLDRDKCFAAVATAVKGVLSESVVDLKSPELCVLLELLPLSGVPKESLVVAVSVLPRYIVNAKPKLCIKALVSDTKTKGKKQ; the protein is encoded by the exons ATGGCGATACCGGTggaggcggcggcggcggaagtagaaagagagaaagagatggagTCGACTAGGAAAGAGGAGATGGCGCCATGGGAGCAACACTCGACTGTAATCAGCATCCCTCGCTTCGACTACAACGCCCCTTCTTCTCTTCTCCAACGCTCCCACTCCGGCTTCCTCATTACCTGCCCCATCA AGAGGGAGAAAAGCGCCACAAAAGAAGCAATTTCCCTCCTTGCAAAG TGCTTTAATAGTTGCAGCTCAGAGGACAATACCAGTTCGAAAAGAAGGAAGCTTTCGAAAGAGGATATCGATAGCGAGTGCTGCAATGGCGGCGGGGAAAGCAAAGATGCTGCTACTGCTAACTCTGAGGACGCTCGTG ATGATCTTCAGGAGCGTACTCCTCGTTTGTCTCCTGCGAAGGTGGATGCGGAAGGAGATGCAAATCCCCTTCTTTCGCTGGTTAAGTTGACAAAGAGTGGTCTACTTCTCTTTACTTTCCGCAGAAACACTTCTCCTGACGTTGTTGATACTGTATCGAAAATTATTCAGGCTGTGGAATCCAAGAGTGTTGGTTCACCACT TTGGTGTAATCGCATTTTCCCTATCCAAGCTACTTGTAGTTTGAAAGAGAAGGAACTGCATGAAGTTGTGTCAAGGCTTGTTCTTCAATTCGTGAACGATAATCAGAAGCTTGTGCGGCCCATAAAG TTTGCAATTGCATATAATAGAAGAGGGATAGAGACAGAACTGAATATTCCCAAAGAATCTTCAAATGCAATTGATATGTTGGACCGTGACAAATGCTTTGCCGCAGTGGCTACTGCTGTCAAGGGTGTTCTATCAGAGTCAGTGGTGGACCTCAAATCTCCGGAA CTCTGTGTTCTTCTTGAGCTACTACCCCTTTCTGGTGTACCCAAAGAGTCGTTAGTGGTTGCTGTATCAGTTCTTCCTCGATACATTGTTAATGCAAAGCCGAAACTATGCATCAAGGCACTGGTTTCCGATACAAAAACGAAGGGGAAAAAGCAGTAA